One stretch of Prunus persica cultivar Lovell chromosome G1, Prunus_persica_NCBIv2, whole genome shotgun sequence DNA includes these proteins:
- the LOC18789480 gene encoding protein transport protein SEC23, which yields MDFVELEAIEGLRWCWNSWPASKTESTDLVIPLSIMCTPLMQQAELPVLPYDPVTCRQCGAVLNPYARVEYTSRIWFCSFCLHKNSFPHSYSNIGEANLPAELFPTYSAVEYAKTANPVTNSGPNHNWANGLSSSSLSLSSMVSTAPSSLPDGDPRGVRPAFVFVVDACTSGEELGALKNELLLVVEQLPETALVGLVTFDSMVRVHDLGFSECSRAVVFHGARELSSHQTQQFLGIKRPTYQQLGKMSVNQKQGFLVPVSECEFNITTAIEEIHSSLLGKPGHRPLRSTGVAISAAVGLLEGCSVSTGSRIMVFTSGPATLGPGIIVDSNLGHSIRTHRDLINGHTPYYGRSRSFYRQVLQRLTDASIVLDLFACSLDQAGVAELKVPVESSGGFMMLGESFASNQFRKCLRHIFTHDEEGYLKMYLDATIEIVTTKDVKICGALGPCVSLRKVNNLVSSSEIGEGGTYVWKLGTITNKTCIAFFFQVSNEQNVQPGSAFFIQFITRYRYGNMGIRKRVTTAARRWVGNRSPEIAVGFDQEAAASVIARLAIHRAETCFARDVIRWLDDTLIRFASKFGDYAEEDPSSFRLTSNFSLFPQFMYYLRRSQFIDVFNCSPDETAFFRLMLNREGVMGSLIMIQPTLFQYSFDGPPVPVLLDVRSISPDVILLFDSYFHVVIHYGSKIAQWRKLGYDKDPNHENLRKLLEAPEIDAEQLVADRVPAPRLIKCDQHGSQARFLLAKLNPSVTQNSTYSNGSDIIFTDDLSLQVFLDHLQVLAVQG from the exons ATGGATTTCGTGGAATTGGAGGCAATCGAAGGCCTCCGATGGTGCTGGAACTCATGGCCAGCTTCAAAAACCGAGAGCACAGATCTAGTGATCCCTTTGAGCATCATGTGCACGCCATTGATGCAACAAGCTGAGCTCCCAGTACTTCCCTACGACCCAGTCACTTGCCGCCAATGTGGCGCCGTATTGAACCCATATGCCCGGGTCGAATACACGTCTCGCATCTGGTTCTGCTCGTTTTGCCTCCACAAGAACTCCTTCCCTCACTCTTACTCCAACATCGGCGAGGCAAATCTCCCCGCAGAGCTTTTCCCGACTTACAGCGCCGTCGAGTACGCCAAAACCGCGAACCCAGTTACGAATTCCGGCCCCAACCACAACTGGGCAAATGGGTTGTCCTCGTCTTCCTTGTCGTTGTCGTCTATGGTGTCGACGGCGCCCTCTTCTCTGCCGGATGGAGATCCGAGAGGGGTCAGACCGGCGTTTGTGTTCGTTGTAGACGCCTGTACGTCTGGGGAGGAGCTTGGGGCTCTTAAAAATGAGCTCTTGCTTGTTGTGGAGCAACTCCCAGAGACTGCTTTGGTGGGTCTGGTCACGTTTGATTCAATGGTTCGAGTTCATGATCTTGGGTTTTCGGAGTGCTCGAGGGCCGTGGTGTTTCACGGAGCACGGGAGCTTTCATCACATCAG ACCCAACAATTTCTGGGCATTAAACGACCAACATACCAGCAACTCGGAAAGATGTCAGTTAATCAAAAGCAGGGCTTTTTGGTACCGGTATCTGAATGTGAGTTCAACATCACTACTGCAATTGAAGAGATCCATTCTTCACTTCTAGGCAAGCCTGGCCATCGCCCGCTAAGGTCTACAGGAGTAGCAATATCAGCTGCAGTTGGACTTCTGGAAGGATGCTCTGTGAGCACGGGCTCCAGGATCATGGTCTTCACTTCTGGACCTGCAACTTTGGGTCCAGGAATTATTGTTGATTCAAATCTTGGCCATTCCATCAGAACTCACCGAGACCTCATCAATGGTCACACACCTTATTATGGTAGATCTCGCAGCTTCTATAGGCAAGTGTTACAGAGGTTAACTGATGCATCTATTGTTCTCGATTTGTTTGCCTGTTCTCTTGATCAAGCTGGAGTGGCAGAGCTGAAAGTCCCTGTTGAGAGTTCCGGTGGTTTCATGATGCTAGGTGAGTCATTTGCGTCAAATCAATTCAGAAAATGTTTGCGCCACATTTTTACTCATGACGAAGAGGGGTATTTGAAGATGTATTTGGATGCTACTATTGAGATAGTGACCACTAAAGATGTTAAAATCTGTGGAGCCCTAGGTCCTTGTGTATCTCTTCGGAAAGTCAACAATTTAGTGAGTAGCAGTGAGATTGGGGAGGGTGGTACCTACGTGTGGAAGTTGGGTACAATCACCAATAAAACATGCAttgcttttttcttccaagtGAGTAATGAGCAGAATGTTCAACCTGGGTCGGCATTCTTCATACAGTTCATAACACGATACCGATATGGGAACATGGGAATCCGGAAAAGGGTGACAACTGCTGCAAGAAGATGGGTTGGGAACCGTTCACCAGAAATTGCTGTTGGGTTTGATCAAGAAGCAGCAGCCTCAGTGATAGCCAGACTTGCTATTCACCGAGCCGAGACTTGTTTTGCTCGAGATGTTATCAGATGGCTGGATGACACGTTGATCCGATTTGCTTCCAAATTTGGAGACTATGCTGAGGAAGATCCATCTTCTTTCCGCTTGACATCCAACTTCTCCCTGTTTCCTCAATTCATGTATTACTTGAGGAGGTCTCAGTTTATTGATGTCTTTAATTGTAGTCCGGATGAGACAGCTTTCTTCCGGCTGATGCTGAATCGTGAGGGGGTGATGGGTTCTCTTATCATGATCCAACCCACACTTTTCCAATATTCCTTTGATGGTCCACCCGTTCCCGTCCTCCTAGATGTCCGCTCCATATCTCCAGATGTTATTTTGCTTTTTGATTCATACTTTCATGTGGTTATTCATTACGGGTCCAAAATTGCTCAATGGAGGAAGCTTGGGTATGACAAAGACCCAAACCATGAGAATTTGAGGAAGCTGTTGGAAGCCCCGGAAATAGATGCAGAGCAGTTGGTGGCTGACCGAGTTCCTGCACCTAGGCTTATTAAATGTGATCAGCATGGTAGCCAGGCAAGGTTTCTTCTTGCAAAGTTGAATCCATCTGTTACCCAAAATTCAACATACTCTAATGGCTCAGATATTATTTTTACGGATGATTTGAGCTTGCAAGTATTTTTAGATCACTTGCAGGTCCTGGCAGTGCAAGGCTGA
- the LOC18791651 gene encoding E3 ubiquitin protein ligase DRIP2, translating to MPMMSSQVVKRERAKLEACMTCPLCNKLFSEATTISECLHTFCRKCIYKKIIDEEVDYCPKCKADLGVSPLEKLRADNNWEDIRAKLFPSDRKKVNAAADLNVQDIKEKTVPSETKEFKAPADRNMQDITPKLFPSEREQVKAPSVSSVTFPAKRKERYLSSLVISTPQVSSSSDMSGRRRYPTRRSFTLQESLSIREPEKKEEDFLERLNSSGTPKKDAVYTRQNSIEGSSKQHMVNKGVEDNAQPGDGKANLWKPLNRRVEAASNTSADKLPVQLPAAESVLPDNLNKETREIKAIPEHDNISKVHGNENESNPAPSGSVTFRKAQRGRKRKPAASQGLNISAQYVIDANNKCERRFRPIWFSLIASNHQDGYAPLPQIPSCYLRVKDGNLPVSFIKKYLVKKLELTSEDEVEISLLGKPVIPTLQLQNLVDLWLRTTPASQIIQTSPGSSAKEYVMALMYGRKMQLR from the exons ATGCCAATGATGAGTAGCCAGGtggtgaagagagagagagcaaaactCGAAGCTTGCATGACATGTCCACTCTGCAATAAACTCTTCAGCGAGGCCACAACCATATCCGAATGCCTTCATACCT TTTGCAGGAAGTGCATATATAAGAAGATAATAGATGAAGAGGTGGATTACTGTCCAAAATGCAAGGCTGATTTAGGGGTTTCACCACTGGAAAAACTCAG GGCCGACAACAATTGGGAAGATATAAGGGCCAAGCTCTTCCCTTCTGACAGAAAAAAGGTCAACGCAGCTGCAGACCTCAATGTGCAAGATATAAAGGAAAAGACCGTCCCTTCTGAAACAAAAGAGTTTAAGGCACCTGCAGACCGCAATATGCAAGATATAACGCCAAAGCTCTTTCCTTCTGAAAGAGAACAGGTTAAGGCACCTTCTGTGTCCTCAGTAACATTTCCAGCTAAAAGAAAGGAGAGGTATCTGTCTTCATTGGTAATAAGTACACCTCAAGTATCGTCCAGCTCTGATATGAGTGGAAGAAGAAGGTATCCTACAAGAAGGAGTTTTACTCTACAAGAGTCTCTTTCCATTCGGGAGCctgagaagaaagaggaagattTCCTGGAGAGACTTAACTCATCAGGGACTCCAAAGAAAGATGCAGTATACACCAGACAG AATTCTATTGAAGGATCATCCAAGCAACACATGGTTAACAAGGGTGTGGAGGACAATGCTCAACCAGGGGATGGGAAAGCTAATTTGTGGAAACCATTAAACCGCCGGGTGGAAGCTGCAAGCAATACAAGTGCTGACAAGCTTCCTGTGCAACTTCCTGCTGCCGAATCAGTGTTGCCTGATAACCTCAACAAAGAAACACGTGAGATTAAGGCCATTCCGGAACAtgataacatatccaaagtccATGGCAATGAAAATGAATCAAATCCTGCACCATCAGGTTCAGTGACATTTAGGAAAGCACAACGTGgtcgaaaaagaaaaccagctGCATCCCAGGGACTAAATATTTCAGCACAGTATGTCATTGATGCAAATAATAAATGTGAAAGAAGATTTAGGCCAATTTGGTTCTCGTTAATTGCTTCCAATCACCA GGACGGCTATGCGCCCTTGCCACAGATACCCTCATGCTACTTGAGAGTCAA GGATGGCAATTTACCTGTTTCTTTCATAAAAAAGTATCTGGTAAAAAAGCTGGAGCTTACTAGCGAGGATGAG GTGGAGATCTCATTGCTAGGTAAGCCGGTAATTCCTACATTGCAGCTGCAGAACTTGGTGGACTTGTGGTTACGGACAACACCAGCATCACAAATAATACAGACCTCCCCAGGAAGCTCAGCAAAGGAATATGTGATGGCCCTCATGTACGGTCGAAAAATGCAACTCCGGTAG